One region of Nitrospinota bacterium genomic DNA includes:
- a CDS encoding AbrB/MazE/SpoVT family DNA-binding domain-containing protein: MVKKLTKHGNSLALVIDRPVLDLLKIEDNTLLEVSTDGQVLVISPVRDKARQAKFTKALASTNKRYGKALKRLAE, translated from the coding sequence ATGGTCAAAAAGCTGACTAAACATGGCAACAGCCTGGCGCTGGTGATTGACAGGCCGGTTTTGGACCTTCTAAAAATAGAGGATAACACGCTTCTTGAAGTTTCCACGGATGGGCAGGTTCTGGTCATATCCCCTGTGAGAGACAAGGCCCGGCAGGCAAAATTCACGAAGGCGTTGGCTTCCACCAACAAGCGGTATGGCAAGGCCCTTAAGCGGCTGGCGGAATAA
- a CDS encoding ATP-binding protein → MITRRLLPVIEDMLSRQAAVGLLGPRQVGKTTLAIQIAKNHPSTYLDLESPADKAKLAEPELYLSRHADKLVILDEIQREPDLFQTLRGIIDKGRRTGRRTGRFLLLGSASLDLIRQSSESLAGRISYAELGGLTAVEVDDDRKTQDRLWFRGGFPESFLARSNAASDEWREDFIRTYLERDIPLLGPRIPATTLRRFWTMLAHSQGATINAARIASGLGVSGQTVGRYLDLLADLMLVRKLQPWHANAGKRLMKSPKIYVRDSGLVHRLLGIDTPDALYGHPVAGASWEGFVIETLISSAPRHTEAFYYRTSSGAEIDLLLKLPGNRLWAIEIKRSLSPKPEKGFHFACGDVKPSARFVVYPGEETYPASPGVTAISLTGLAKEMGQGSLAT, encoded by the coding sequence ATGATTACAAGACGGCTTCTGCCGGTTATCGAGGATATGTTGTCGCGCCAGGCCGCTGTGGGGCTTCTTGGGCCGCGGCAGGTGGGAAAAACCACCCTCGCCATCCAGATAGCTAAAAACCATCCATCTACATATCTGGACCTGGAATCGCCGGCGGACAAGGCGAAACTCGCCGAGCCGGAACTCTACCTGTCCCGCCACGCGGATAAACTTGTGATCCTCGACGAAATTCAGCGGGAGCCGGATTTGTTTCAAACTCTCCGGGGCATCATTGACAAAGGCCGGCGGACGGGGCGGCGGACCGGAAGGTTTCTCCTGCTCGGCTCCGCCTCACTTGACCTGATCCGCCAGTCGTCCGAAAGTCTGGCGGGAAGGATTTCATACGCCGAACTCGGCGGACTCACCGCCGTTGAAGTGGACGATGACCGCAAAACGCAAGACCGGCTCTGGTTCCGTGGAGGGTTTCCGGAAAGTTTCCTTGCGCGCTCAAACGCGGCCAGCGATGAGTGGCGGGAGGATTTCATCCGCACATATCTTGAGCGCGACATACCATTGCTAGGCCCGCGCATTCCAGCCACGACGCTGCGCCGGTTCTGGACGATGCTCGCGCACAGCCAGGGGGCGACGATAAACGCCGCCCGCATCGCGTCCGGCCTGGGGGTGAGCGGACAGACGGTGGGGCGCTATCTTGACCTTCTGGCCGATTTGATGCTCGTGCGCAAACTGCAGCCCTGGCATGCGAACGCCGGGAAACGGCTGATGAAATCGCCGAAAATATATGTCCGGGACAGCGGCCTTGTCCATCGGCTATTAGGAATAGACACGCCCGACGCGCTGTATGGCCATCCGGTGGCGGGGGCGAGCTGGGAAGGATTTGTCATCGAAACCTTGATATCAAGCGCCCCTCGCCACACAGAGGCGTTTTACTACCGCACATCGTCCGGAGCGGAGATTGACCTTTTGCTAAAGCTGCCGGGAAACAGGCTGTGGGCCATCGAGATAAAGCGAAGCCTTTCGCCAAAACCAGAAAAGGGATTTCATTTCGCGTGCGGCGACGTGAAGCCGTCCGCAAGGTTTGTCGTATATCCCGGTGAAGAGACATACCCCGCCTCGCCCGGAGTGACCGCTATCAGCCTGACCGGACTGGCGAAGGAAATGGGCCAGGGAAGTTTGGCCACTTAA